Part of the Haliaeetus albicilla chromosome 28, bHalAlb1.1, whole genome shotgun sequence genome, CTACGGCTCCCGGCGTGCACCGCGCCACCGCACCTCCTTCCGGTGACCGGCGCTTCCGGTTCCGGGTGAGGGGTGGTGGCGCGTCGGCCAAGATGGCGGATCCTGCCGAGGCGGCCGAGCCGAcgcaaaaagaaaaacaaaaaaacaaaaacaaaaagaaagcgGCGGCAGGTGGGGGCGCGGTGAGGGCCCGTGCGGGGCTGTCAGCCGGCTCGCCGGGAAGCCTTCGGGCTGAGGGTTCCCTCCCCCCCTCCGCGGTGGCCGCGGGCCTGCAGCTCCGTCCCGGCCTGCagccgggggggtcccggcggTTTCCCAAAACAAACGGGGGCTGAGGAGCTTGGCCGCCATTTCGTGTAGGCGGAGAGGCGGCGTGGGGAAGGCAGGCTGGTTCCCGGCCTGCGGCGCTGGGTGGGATGGAGGCGGCTGTTGGGTGCAAGGGGTGCCTTGTGGTGGAGCCCCTCTCCTCACAGCGCTCCGGTCCCTCGCCTCAGCCTGTCCCTTGTTCTTGTATAATATCCTATCCGCAACGCATGTCTCAGTTGTGGGatttttatgttaaataaaTAGCTTAAAGCAGTAGCTTCTTTAAGGTCAGAAGGGGTGCAGAATGCATTCAACAGAGCATTAAACAAAACTGTGTCCCTGCTTTCAGTTACTGTACCTTTTGTAGTTAAATGAGGAGGAGAGGTAATAGTCACTgatgaaagaggagaaaaaactttttttttttatacctgtAACAGTTGATGAATCCGAACTTCTCACTGTGCCAGATGGATGGAAAGAACCAGCTTTTACAAGAGAGGATAATCCCAAAGGGCTGCTGgaagaaagcagttttgcaaCGTTATTCCCAAAGTATAGAGAAGCGTACTTGAAAGAGTGCTGGCCACTCGTCCAGAAAGCCTTGAGTGAACATGTATGAATACTTACTAATTGTGATGCTATGTTTTATCTTTTGGGACATACAGATCTTATTTAAGCTTATAAAAACAGTGCAAGTTGCTTTTCTGATACTGTGTTTGTGTATATTTCTACTGTGCTTGCATTTAGAATTGGTAGTGTCATTTTTTTATTGGCATCAAAATCAGTGAAGGTCTGCGTAGCCAGACTTGAAGTTCTTTACAGATGCTGTCAGCAAagctctctgcagcagcaagtGTCTTGTCATCCAGACACTGGCAACTTTCATGCACCTGACAGCAGGGAGATGAGGAAGGTGGTGTTTTGGGGCTTGTGACACATGTATTCAGTGGTTTTtgtgcatgtctgtgtgtgtgaattTCCTTAAGCTGAAAGTCAGTTAAGGAATTTTGGAAAATGGAACTGCATTCTGTATGTAGTGTCTTTTTTGTTAACTTCTTACTGCCAAAGATGAATTCGGAGGTTCTTACTTAGAGATTGATTcactatttcttttcaaatattgCAGTATGTGAATGCAACGCTGGATCTAATTGAAGGCAGCATGACTGTCACTACCACTAAGAAGACTTTTGATCCGTATGCAATCATCAGGGCTAGAGATTTAATAAAACTTCTGGCAAGAAGCGTTCCATTTGAACAGGTCTGTATTAAATCCGGGAAGTTTGTATCAAATTCTATCATAATACTTAGAAAATTTTACGTTTTCAAAATGTGGGATTTTCAAGTGAgtcaagtaaaataaaataaaatacatatttaaagtaAATGTATCTGAAAGTGAAGTGAGAAGAATAAACTCAGGTATTCTCTTGACTCTTCTGAATAATCCATTTGCATTCAGATGATATTGCCCACTTCTTGTCTCTTTAGGCAGTTCGTATCCTTCAGGATGATGTTGCTTGTGACATCATTAAAATAGGCTCTTTGGTGAGGAAGAGGGACACTTTTATAAAAAGAAGAGGACGACTTCTTGGGCCAAAAGGATCTACTCTGAAGGTATTTCCGATAGGTGTAGTAACCAGACAATTCTTAGACCCAAATTTGTGTCAGGTCCTCAGTTTACacttatttcatttcttttttttggtgtagGCCCTGGAACTGTTAACAAACTGTTATATTATGGTGCAAGGCAACACTGTTTCAGCTCTTGGACCCTTTAGTGGGCTAAAAGAGGTAAGGGGAGGCAGGTGAGCCATTTGCATAGCATATTTCTATGCCCAGCTTGAGGGCAGACGAGAGGCAAGATCTGGCAACCTCAGGAGTACCTGACTTGTCTTTCAGCTCTGTGTTAGTAAGCTGCATTTACATGAATGTCTGTAGTCTTAGCATCTTAGCTGCTGATTTTTGTTTAGACTCCGAGATCTTTCTGTCTTGGAggtaaaaaaagtatttgtgaaatactgctttggttttggtgggttttagCAAGAATTTTTGTAGTTTCGGATAAGAGGTGTAAGAGTGAAAATACTGCAGATCTAATGATATATAACCTAAAGGAACATCTAACGTTTTTAATAACTGTGTGGGAGAAGAATTCTTGTCAAAAGTAAGTTTCTCATGACACCATAAAATCCACAGTAACATGAAAGTAATGTTTGTGGGGCATGCTGGAGTGTGTTAGAAACACGACAATATTATTGATATTGCTGTGCCTTCCAGTTAACCATGTGCGTTAGCTTTTTAAATCTACCTACTTTGGGGGGCAGGGTCAGGGAGAGGAAGCAAGATATACCTGGTATTTTAATTGATTAGAATATGAAATACTTGCtgagttttctgttctttttcttttttattaaacacaGGTTAGAAAAGTTGTTCTGGACACAATGAAGAATATACATCCCATATATAACATTAAGGTTAGCGTGGTCCACTGTGCATCTTTCTTTACAAGAAAGTACTATTTCTTCTCAGAGAATTGTATGTTAATAGTTTACATGTTTCTGTGTAGTAATCTATTTTTGAGAATTTCTGTAgtgtgctgctttaaaaaagcacTACTTTGATAGTCTCCATTTTGCCATAATATCATTAGCAGTATCTGAAAAGACATCAAAGGAGAAGTGTGTATAAACTTTCCTCCCTTCAGTTGTTTTGTTGATACTTGCTCATTTAAACTGAGGCACCTTCTCCAGTGCATTCTGTCCGTGTTATGAGACATACGTATCTTTCTGGTTCTGCTGTTCATTATTAAACCTCTCTACTCTTGCTGAAGTGGGAGATGGAAGCTTCGGATGTAGCATATTCACTTTAAGAAAGTTTAGTAAAACTTGTAGTTTGGAGCTCTTGGCTACTactgtaatacttttttttttaataacttctttGTGACATTCTGAAACTACTGAAGACTTTGATGATCAAAAGGGAATTATCAAAAGATCCTGAACTGAGGTCACAAAGCTGGGAAAGATTTTTGCCTAAGTTCAAGCGGAAGAACTTGAAAAAACGCAAGgagccaaagaagaaaaatactaagaAGGAGTACACACCGTTCCCACCTCCACAGCCAGAAAGCCAGGTCAGCTGGAACTTAATTTGGTTATGCAGGAATATAGCACGACTTGAAATCGTGTTCTTGCTAACAAGAGGTTGGGAGGCCTTTTCTGTCAAGTTCTGGTTTCCTGATGCTATACATCTGGCTTAAAATGCGTAATTATCTAAAGCTTCTTGGTATTTGTCTTACGCAGATTGATAAAGAATTGGCAAGTGGTGAATACTTCttgaaagaaagacagaagaaacGAAAGCAAGTAGAAGAGATAAAGGTAAAGTTGTTCTAACCTGCTGTTCAGTTAAAAAGCATTTGACTGCTgacttggaattttttttttttttgtccctttttgCCCTGCTCTACTGATACTTGACCTTTTTATTGGTAACTTCAGGCAAAGCAAGCAGATGCAatcaagaaaagacaagaagaaagaaataaagctttcaTCCCACCAAAGGAA contains:
- the KRR1 gene encoding KRR1 small subunit processome component homolog, with protein sequence MADPAEAAEPTQKEKQKNKNKKKAAAVDESELLTVPDGWKEPAFTREDNPKGLLEESSFATLFPKYREAYLKECWPLVQKALSEHYVNATLDLIEGSMTVTTTKKTFDPYAIIRARDLIKLLARSVPFEQAVRILQDDVACDIIKIGSLVRKRDTFIKRRGRLLGPKGSTLKALELLTNCYIMVQGNTVSALGPFSGLKEVRKVVLDTMKNIHPIYNIKTLMIKRELSKDPELRSQSWERFLPKFKRKNLKKRKEPKKKNTKKEYTPFPPPQPESQIDKELASGEYFLKERQKKRKQVEEIKAKQADAIKKRQEERNKAFIPPKEKPVVKTKKASTEKKIDIEAIKEKVKNAKKKKLGALPVEEVKLKMAADEKKKKKK